In the genome of Bryobacteraceae bacterium, one region contains:
- a CDS encoding enolase C-terminal domain-like protein, protein MRITAIKDAVVPIRSDIRNAYISFSEMTASAVAIHTDEGVTGYGFNSNGRYAQSGLLRERFIPRLTRAEPERLLDESGANFDPALAWDVMMANEKPGGHGERSVAAGVLDMALWDLVAKIEGRPLAQTLAARFGSGEASESVYVYAAGGYYYPGKDIPMLLEEMQRYVDLGYDTVKIKIGGATLEEDRARIEAVLGRIGGGRELAVDANGRFDLDTALAYAAALNDYPLKWYEEPCDPLDFEILAEVAAASRNPLATGENLFSMQDARNLVRYGGMDPERDYLQMDPALSYGLVEYLRMLDALGENGWSPARCIPHGGHQFALHLAAGLGLHGNESYPGVFQPFGGFADGVPVENGRVAIPKAPGIGIEAKQNLWEVFRQL, encoded by the coding sequence ATGCGAATCACCGCCATTAAAGACGCGGTTGTCCCGATCCGGTCCGACATCCGCAACGCCTACATCAGCTTCTCGGAAATGACCGCCTCCGCGGTGGCGATCCACACCGACGAGGGCGTCACCGGCTACGGCTTCAACTCGAACGGACGGTATGCCCAAAGCGGCCTTCTCCGCGAGCGCTTCATCCCGCGGCTGACGAGAGCCGAACCGGAAAGGCTGCTCGACGAATCGGGCGCGAACTTCGATCCCGCTCTCGCCTGGGACGTCATGATGGCCAATGAGAAGCCCGGCGGCCATGGCGAACGCAGCGTCGCCGCGGGCGTGCTCGACATGGCCTTGTGGGACCTCGTGGCGAAGATCGAAGGCCGTCCGCTGGCGCAAACGCTGGCGGCGCGATTCGGCTCCGGCGAAGCGTCGGAGTCCGTCTATGTCTACGCCGCCGGCGGCTACTACTACCCGGGCAAGGACATCCCGATGCTGCTCGAAGAGATGCAGCGCTACGTCGATCTGGGCTACGACACGGTGAAGATCAAGATCGGCGGCGCGACGCTCGAGGAGGACCGAGCGCGCATCGAAGCCGTGCTCGGCCGAATCGGCGGCGGCCGCGAACTCGCCGTCGACGCCAACGGCCGCTTCGACCTCGACACGGCCCTGGCCTACGCCGCCGCGCTCAACGACTATCCGTTGAAATGGTACGAGGAGCCTTGTGATCCGCTCGACTTCGAGATCCTGGCCGAGGTAGCCGCGGCGTCCCGCAATCCATTGGCGACCGGTGAGAATCTGTTCTCCATGCAAGATGCGCGGAACCTCGTCCGCTACGGCGGCATGGACCCCGAACGCGACTATCTTCAAATGGACCCGGCGCTCAGCTACGGACTGGTGGAATACCTGCGGATGCTGGACGCGCTGGGAGAGAACGGCTGGTCCCCGGCGCGGTGCATCCCGCACGGCGGACACCAGTTCGCGCTGCATCTGGCGGCGGGACTGGGACTGCATGGAAACGAATCCTACCCCGGCGTGTTCCAGCCCTTCGGCGGATTCGCCGACGGCGTGCCGGTGGAAAACGGCCGGGTCGCGATCCCGAAGGCTCCGGGCATCGGCATCGAAGCGAAGCAAAACCTTTGGGAGGTCTTCCGCCAGCTATGA
- a CDS encoding amidohydrolase family protein, giving the protein MTIADAHIHFFSHRFYSLLAAQKGVTVTEAAAILGWPLPPEDPVELARVWDVELERNGVSHAVLIASLPGDSGSVVAAVAAFPGRFSGYFFLDPTADGAARMAESAAAEGLRGMCLFPALHGYALSDPRVGEAIEAVSSGASGRSVVFVHCGALSIGVRNRLGLPTAYDLRYGNPMDLHAVARRHPAATFVVPHFGAGLFRETLMLADLCPNVYLDTSSTNRWMRYQPPGIDLAQVFERSMEVAGAGRLLFGTDSSFFPRGWNRAVFEAQSQALDAAGCSGEDKAAILGGNLLGLLQPEPS; this is encoded by the coding sequence ATGACTATTGCCGACGCGCACATTCATTTTTTCTCGCATCGATTCTATTCGCTGCTCGCCGCCCAGAAAGGCGTGACCGTCACGGAAGCCGCGGCGATTCTCGGCTGGCCGCTACCGCCGGAGGATCCGGTGGAACTGGCGCGCGTGTGGGATGTCGAGCTGGAACGAAATGGGGTATCGCACGCGGTCCTGATCGCCAGCCTTCCGGGGGACAGCGGGTCCGTCGTTGCGGCGGTCGCGGCTTTTCCGGGGCGATTCTCGGGATACTTTTTCCTCGACCCGACCGCCGACGGTGCGGCTCGGATGGCCGAATCCGCGGCCGCCGAGGGGCTACGCGGCATGTGTCTGTTCCCGGCGCTGCACGGCTACGCGCTGAGCGATCCGCGTGTCGGCGAGGCGATCGAGGCGGTTTCGAGCGGCGCCTCCGGCCGGTCCGTGGTCTTCGTCCACTGTGGCGCGCTGAGCATCGGCGTGCGCAACCGGCTCGGCCTCCCCACCGCCTATGACCTGCGGTACGGCAACCCGATGGATCTGCACGCGGTGGCCCGCCGCCACCCCGCAGCTACCTTTGTCGTCCCGCACTTCGGGGCCGGGCTTTTTCGGGAGACGTTGATGCTGGCGGACTTATGCCCGAACGTCTACCTCGACACATCGAGCACGAACCGCTGGATGCGGTATCAACCGCCAGGGATCGATCTGGCGCAGGTGTTCGAGCGAAGCATGGAAGTGGCCGGAGCCGGACGGCTCCTTTTCGGTACGGACTCGTCGTTCTTCCCGCGCGGTTGGAACCGGGCGGTCTTCGAGGCGCAGTCCCAGGCGCTGGACGCCGCCGGCTGCAGCGGCGAAGACAAAGCGGCGATCCTTGGGGGCAACCTGTTGGGGCTGCTTCAACCGGAACCGTCCTAG